A single region of the Pseudomonas mandelii genome encodes:
- a CDS encoding glycosyltransferase family 39 protein: MEAYRELPLEGTQGPQATPGAWASVKRLLRWVREHWLLPILALAALVRFYDLTAAAIWGDEGSSLLMSQFSLGGIWLHAAYDVHPPLYFMLLHGWVELFGDGIFSIRSFSALPGIATVWLGVWLMDLLATRRAALLAGLLLALLPTAVRYSQEVRMYSLLGLWLIGATIALVYWIRYPRRTRYLVAYVLLMTAAFYTHYFTALCVLCHWLYLGVIRLQPGYRLRHIQRPGWWLANVAIVLLYLPWVPSLIDLVQHMDQLKANGDVGWEAPVTFGSLPSMIWSFLIQDDGENLPTLIFSTLPLALLALMWVALARDRSVIRGSALVVIYTVVPLLVVFGVSFVSPVFIERYLTAYALGLPMIAALAIDRLYSGARVLAMTVLVLFAGVELVGLNNNATVDSNDQFNVMVNYVNQHFVAGDRIVTSDMLWYLSYVYYNRTDAKPLLYTPPLSGGASSRPSAYGFGTLVTPDIYLDSLGTLPKGTGRVWLIGTVGVPDEFAPLPAGWRSVGQTQAGGANARLFVMY; this comes from the coding sequence ATGGAGGCGTACAGAGAATTGCCACTTGAGGGCACCCAAGGCCCGCAAGCGACACCCGGTGCCTGGGCGAGCGTCAAGCGCTTGCTTCGGTGGGTGCGCGAACATTGGCTGTTGCCGATCCTCGCGTTGGCCGCGCTGGTGCGTTTCTACGACCTGACGGCGGCGGCTATCTGGGGCGACGAAGGTTCCAGCCTGCTGATGAGCCAGTTTTCGCTCGGCGGGATCTGGCTGCACGCCGCGTACGATGTCCACCCGCCGCTGTATTTCATGCTGCTGCACGGCTGGGTCGAGCTGTTCGGCGACGGTATATTTTCGATCCGCAGTTTCAGCGCGCTGCCCGGGATCGCCACGGTGTGGCTCGGCGTCTGGCTGATGGACTTGCTCGCCACCCGGCGTGCCGCGCTGCTGGCCGGTTTGCTGTTGGCGCTGCTGCCAACGGCGGTGCGATACAGCCAGGAAGTGCGGATGTACTCACTGCTGGGCCTGTGGCTGATCGGTGCGACGATTGCGCTGGTCTACTGGATCCGATACCCCCGGCGCACGCGTTATCTGGTGGCGTATGTGCTGCTCATGACAGCGGCGTTCTACACCCATTACTTCACCGCCCTGTGCGTGCTTTGCCATTGGCTGTATCTGGGGGTGATCCGCCTGCAACCAGGTTACCGCTTGCGGCATATTCAACGCCCCGGCTGGTGGCTGGCGAACGTGGCGATTGTGTTGTTGTACTTGCCTTGGGTGCCGAGCCTGATCGATCTGGTCCAGCACATGGATCAGCTCAAGGCCAATGGCGATGTGGGATGGGAGGCACCGGTCACGTTCGGCTCGTTGCCGTCGATGATCTGGTCGTTTCTGATTCAGGACGATGGCGAGAACCTGCCGACCCTGATTTTCAGCACGTTACCTTTGGCGTTGCTGGCCTTGATGTGGGTGGCGCTGGCGCGGGATCGCAGCGTGATTCGGGGCAGTGCGCTGGTGGTGATCTACACCGTTGTGCCGTTGCTGGTAGTGTTTGGGGTGTCGTTTGTCTCGCCGGTGTTCATCGAGCGTTACCTCACTGCCTACGCCCTCGGCCTGCCAATGATTGCCGCACTGGCCATTGATCGTCTGTACTCAGGGGCCCGGGTATTGGCCATGACGGTGCTGGTGTTGTTTGCCGGTGTCGAACTGGTGGGCCTGAATAACAACGCCACGGTCGATAGCAACGACCAGTTCAACGTCATGGTCAATTACGTCAACCAGCACTTCGTTGCCGGTGACCGCATCGTCACCAGCGACATGCTTTGGTACCTCAGCTACGTCTATTACAACCGCACCGACGCCAAGCCGTTGCTGTACACGCCACCGTTATCAGGCGGTGCCTCGAGCCGGCCGAGTGCTTATGGTTTCGGCACGTTGGTGACCCCGGACATTTACCTCGATAGCCTTGGCACCTTGCCCAAAGGCACGGGGCGCGTGTGGTTGATCGGCACTGTCGGTGTGCCGGACGAGTTCGCCCCGTTGCCCGCCGGCTGGCGGAGCGTTGGCCAAACGCAGGCAGGAGGCGCCAATGCGCGCTTATTCGTGATGTATTGA
- a CDS encoding phage tail protein — translation MEVFMGTIQPFAFNFAPNGWALCNGQTLAVQQYNALFALLGVNFGGNGSTNFMLPNLQGRMPVCMGNGLNLTPRVIGEISGTENVTATITNLPNHTHALSGLTATTTLQLASPASNPVTAPTATNSYIGASGGGPGSASIFSDAQGAAAVPLKGVATAVTGEISSAGNGLPMETMNPFLVLNFSIALNGLFPSRN, via the coding sequence ATGGAAGTATTCATGGGCACTATTCAGCCTTTCGCCTTTAACTTTGCTCCCAACGGCTGGGCCCTGTGCAACGGCCAGACGCTGGCGGTCCAGCAATACAACGCGCTATTTGCCCTGCTCGGCGTCAACTTCGGCGGCAATGGCTCCACCAACTTCATGCTACCCAACCTGCAAGGCCGAATGCCGGTGTGCATGGGCAACGGGCTGAACCTGACACCACGGGTCATTGGCGAAATCTCCGGGACCGAGAACGTCACCGCGACCATCACCAACCTGCCGAATCACACCCATGCCTTGTCCGGGCTGACGGCCACCACCACCCTGCAACTGGCCAGCCCGGCGAGCAACCCGGTCACCGCTCCAACCGCGACCAACTCGTACATCGGTGCTTCGGGCGGCGGCCCGGGTTCGGCGAGCATCTTCTCTGATGCGCAAGGCGCTGCGGCGGTACCGCTGAAGGGCGTGGCCACTGCCGTGACGGGGGAAATCTCGTCGGCCGGTAACGGTTTGCCGATGGAAACGATGAACCCATTCCTGGTGCTCAACTTCAGCATCGCCTTGAACGGGTTGTTCCCTTCTCGCAATTAA
- a CDS encoding DUF6916 family protein has translation MLQQVQSQHFQTLLGKTGSLRLPDGSELSIHIDTLEETPHSRMPNSERVPFSVEFNSLEPTAFVDGLCTLELPMLGQVQGIFVSRVPAMGRDPDMGYFYIAFN, from the coding sequence ATGTTGCAACAGGTTCAAAGCCAACACTTTCAGACCCTGCTGGGCAAGACAGGCTCGCTGCGGCTGCCGGATGGCAGTGAGTTGTCGATCCATATCGACACGCTTGAAGAAACGCCCCATTCGCGGATGCCAAACAGCGAGCGCGTGCCGTTCAGTGTCGAGTTCAACAGTCTGGAACCCACAGCGTTTGTGGATGGGTTATGCACGCTGGAGTTACCGATGCTGGGTCAGGTGCAGGGCATTTTTGTCTCTCGTGTGCCGGCCATGGGCCGTGATCCGGACATGGGGTATTTCTATATCGCCTTCAACTGA
- a CDS encoding GNAT family N-acetyltransferase, giving the protein MANTESVAADGLVVRPSRTNDGPFLHSLYQAARPDLQWIDGERDVVEQVVAQQFQVQEQGLGERFPNAMHYVIEKLDTAIGALTTDFGPNEIRVLYLAFIPQARGQGFGRKVLQGVQQAAQQIRCPVATVVWANNPHARQHYLALGFQVEECSPAAERLVWYPQG; this is encoded by the coding sequence ATGGCGAATACCGAATCAGTAGCGGCCGATGGCTTGGTGGTTCGGCCCTCGCGGACCAACGATGGGCCTTTTTTGCACAGTCTTTACCAGGCGGCGCGGCCGGATTTGCAATGGATCGACGGTGAGCGAGATGTGGTGGAGCAGGTGGTCGCCCAGCAATTTCAGGTGCAGGAACAGGGATTGGGGGAGCGATTCCCCAACGCGATGCATTACGTGATTGAAAAGCTCGACACAGCCATCGGCGCGCTGACCACCGATTTTGGCCCCAATGAAATTCGCGTGTTGTACCTGGCATTCATTCCACAGGCCCGCGGCCAGGGTTTTGGCCGCAAGGTGCTGCAAGGTGTGCAACAAGCCGCCCAACAGATCCGCTGCCCGGTGGCCACGGTGGTCTGGGCCAACAATCCCCATGCGCGCCAGCATTACCTGGCGCTGGGGTTTCAGGTTGAAGAGTGCAGCCCGGCGGCGGAGCGGTTGGTGTGGTATCCACAAGGCTGA